DNA sequence from the Tachysurus fulvidraco isolate hzauxx_2018 chromosome 1, HZAU_PFXX_2.0, whole genome shotgun sequence genome:
tattagacagcaacttgtctttaaactcatatcaccatattacaaacacaaccttcttcaccttagaaatatcaccaagctgagaaacatcctgtctgtatctgatgctgaggagctagttcatgccttcatgacctctagactggactattgtaaggcattactaggtggttgtcctgcatctttaataaataggttacagttagtccaaaatgcagctgccagagttctcactaggacaagaaagtatgaccatataaccccaatgttatcatctctacactggctaccagttaagtttagaactgattacaaactgctgctacttacgtacaaggctcttaatggtttagctcccatgtatctaactagtcttctaacacgttacaatccttcacgccctctgagatcacaaaactcaggacttttggtagttcccagaatatctaagtctactaaaggtggtagagcgttttcttatttagctcccaaactttggaatagtcttcctgatagtgttcggggctcagagacactttcccagtttagaTCATCATCTactgcttgctaatattatgaacagcagatacgTTAATAAcactccactgcttctctctctctttctacccatcttgaggcatccagagattgtaccagctcagattgtcttctgtgtaatgaagattttggaccttctctacacacacacacacacacacacacacacacacacacacacacacacacacacacacacacacacacacacacacacacacacacacacacacacacacacacactacatcaacAGATGTTCCAGCTTCAGTTGGAATCTGCTTGAAatattcagacattctaagaggagatgcaaCTCCATGTGGTTTCTTCCTTTGCCATCTAATGGAgattttcctccccacagtcacctgagtcacctcagactggTTCATCAGGTTAtaaatacaatcacatttaaatataagtctaattgAGACAATGTACATTGTTATAAGTGCTTTACAAAAACATTAGAATTGAATAGatgaattataaatgaatacatttatatttagggcatttagcagatgctcttatccagagcaacttacatttatctcatttatacatctgagaaattgaggtttaagggccttgccctcATTACAGAACTTAAACAGACACCATGTGTCCGTTTCTTTTGGTTAATTATTGGAAATTCATCATTAAAAGTCCACttacagataaagataaatctcccaaaaatacacacaaggtATATAAAGAATCTGATGTCCCTCAACACCTGTCTGGGAATAGCTTTACTTATAACATTAAGGAGAATAACGAGGAGAAATGACATACCCTCTGcatctctttctgcctctcctTATCCATGGCTTTGATCTTCAGCTTCAGCTGGGAGATGGTGAGCTCCAGCTCAGTGCTCTTCTTATGGAACTGATCCAGTTCAGCCTCCATCTGAATCAAGAACAACCTCTGATCAGATTAAACACACTGAGCAGAAACTTCATATACAGCCAAACTTAGATTAATGAACATTACAGATGATGCAGATCTGTAGCTTTAGTAGACATGTCCAAGTACAGGGTGTAAATCTACGCTCCTCACCTCATGGACCTGCTCCTTCATCTCCTTCACTTCATTCTCACGAGGTTCGATTTGCTTCTTTAGCTCATTGACCTTGTAATCCAGCACAAATTTGAACTTCTCCAGCTCCTCGTTCTTCTTCTTAAGGTCATAGATGCGGTTTTCCTGCAGAGAAGAGATCAGACGTCGCTCTGATTACACTTTCCAATCTGTGATTAGTGATTGTtctggggtgccaatatttacaCCCCCCCAAAACATACACTACTTTTGTAAACTCTTATGCATTCTATAGTAATTTAATATGTAGAGAAAGACTCCACCTTGTCCTGGATGGTCTCGTCTCTCTCCTGGATCTCCCTCTTCAGTCCCAAGATGTCCTTCTCCAGAGCCCTGATGACTCCATGGagcttctgctgctccacctTCAGCTTCTCGATGTCCAGGTTGCGGTCGTCGATCTCCTTCTGCAGGCTGGTGAACTgcagacacacgtacacacgttaATTAGTCAGAACATGGAGCGCCTGAGTTAGAACTCTGGATGGAGTGACATGTTAGTGCAGCTCAACACCTTCTTCTTCATGACTCTCGTCTCTCCGCCGAGCTTCAAGTTGGTCTCCTTTTCCTCCCAGAGTTTGCGTTCGTATTTGACTCGGATGTCGTGGAGCTCGAGGTCGCCATCTTCCTCGATCTGTGTCTTTATTTCCTCAAACTCTCGCAACTGCTGCTGAGACTCGTCCTGACACTGACGAGAAGAGATACAAAGAGACGTGTTAATATGAAGAATCTCTGACTACACACTATCTCCAGATAATAATGTGGGTGTGGTCAGGGGCAGAGCCAGGTCCAGGTACCTCACCTGGTCCAGCTCGAGCAACTTCTCCTGCAGCTTGGACTCGTAGAACTGCGTCATGTCCTCCAGAGCACGCACTTGTCCATCCTCTAGATTCTGCAGCTTCAGCTCATAGCTCTCCTGCATCCTCCGCAATTTCAGCTGCAGCTCCTGCTGCTTCTCGTACTCCAGCATCAGCTTTTGGTTGTTGGTGGATTCTGAGAGGAAAGTTATACAGACTTGGTGTACAGAGTGTTATAACACAGCAGGTAAAGGAGTGGAGCCATCAGATTCGTTGTTGTGTGAGAAACATTCTGTTGGGAACCTTTAAGAGTTCCTTCAGAGGACCAAGCTAAGAATCCTAGTTTGCCTCCTTTATTATCCTGAATATGGTTAGATAAGTGAAggacagagaagagaagaaggtCGACACCACAGTAAAGTATAAATACGGtgctgtagtgagagcagcgtGAGATTTATAAGCTGATGGTATTTACCCAGATCCTGCAGCTCTTTAGTGTGACTCTCTGTAATATCCTTTAGCGCCACCTGGTGTGTGATCTCCTGCTTCTCCTTCTCTGATTCCAGCACCTGAAGTGGTGTGAGATACAGAACCTATAACTACGGtcttatttattaaactgattaaaatagattttggtgttttttttttctgaatgcaGATGCTCTGACCTGGTTTTGGTTTGTAAGTGACTCTATCTGCTGGATGAACTTCTCAGTGAGCTCCTTGACCTTCTCATTGTAGTTCATGTCTTTAAGACGCAGCTGGTACTCGTTCTCCATCTTCAGCTCTTCTACACGGGTCTTAAGTTCCATCATGATTTGGTTCTAGATGGTGACAGATGTTTATCACAGTAAAGTGTAGCATGTTGTGGGTGATTTACGTTGTACATGTGAGTTAATATGTGGTCATGGTGAGCTCTTTTCTGCTGAGCTTCCCCTGTTTAAGAATAAATGAAGCATGAGGGATAAACGAAGTCCTTCCTGTCCAGCAGACTTggattagatcagattagatatGTGAAAAGGATGTCGTGTAGAGAATATGTACTGAATATGTTGCTCATGTTATTACCTTTTCCTCCAGATCAGACCTGGTGATGAGGATCTCCTCGGCATAGCTTATCACTTTGTCCCTCTTCGGCCCTCGCACTTCCTGCTCAGTGATTTTAAAGATGAAGATACAGCCATCTTCTGAAGCGCTCAGCAGGAACCGATCATCGAACGTGATCACCATCTGTGGAGGTGAGAGAGGAAAACGCTTTCTCAGTAGCGATAATAGGAACTATTGTACCCATCTTCTCAATTGATCCAGTTATATTGCTGATACGGTGAAGTTTTATATGTATGGAAGGATTCCAGTGATAGTGCTTTGTATATATCAGAGGTAGAACTGAAACCTTCAATTTCACCACAGAGAAGTTTACACATTGGTCTGGTGCTCATGTTCTTAGTGTCGCTGCACAGGTACCCGGGATCCTGAGCAAGAACACCGGAGCTGTTGTCCTTCATGCCGGCACGACACTACCCTGAGACAGTCAGAGATCCTGAAGATGGACTTCAaaaccctggtggagacggttcgcagcacgtCGCCCACGGCAACAATCATCCTGATTGGACCGCTTCCTATGTACCAGCGAGGAACTGagaggttcagtagactttttgccttaaatgaaataaacctcAGACAGGACGCCGCACATCATCTGACTTCTAAATTACAATTTAGATCAGAATTCTGATAGCTATCTTTCACCTCATCATCACactgatacaaacacacacaaagctcatcctatagaaactgtgtctgttccccgagcagtgagatcaaaaagtaaatgcgtgagaagttctcgaaataatcttactgtaattagaccagaaaaatgccagagaaacaaacaaacttcctaaagtttgggcttctgaacattagatcacccaaagcacttatcgTAAATAAAATAGGATTAAATGGGATTAAACCGAATGACTACatcggtctaaatgagtctctacaccatcaggatatatctataagcatgagcctaGTCAGacaggtggtggaggtggtgttaaCACTACCGTTAGTGATCTCCTTACTGTTGATAGTAAGTAAAATGGGTGATGTTTAACATGTGAGAGCAGCTTGTGACTCAGCCTCAactaaagctctacactcactcagaactttacaagtacaggacaggaagagttagataaacttattactacagctacaccaacaacatgttcactagaccacATTCACACTAAATTACTGTatgaagtgttacataaagcttgATGAgtctcttcttaatatcattaactcctcggtatctttaggttacatccctaaatccttcaagttggcagtcattaggcccctcattaagaaacctaatttagatcctaatgaactatcaaaatacagacctatctcacatcttctgtttatgtctaaaatactagaaaaggttgtgtctgttcacctgagctccttcttacaggagaacaacatctctgaagagtttcagtcaggtttcaggccccatcatagcacagaaactgcacttgggAAACAGCATTAGAAGgtatgggattagtttccactgatATGCTGATGATACCCAGTTACATAGTACATCTGATTAAATGCACGTTATCATCTactgcttgctaatattataaagagcagctatgctaattcctctccactgattctctctctctacccatcccgagacatccagagattgtaccagctccagttgtgttccgtgtcatgaagattttggacattcactgagatgagggcgACTTTGTGAGGCAtgtagagatgttccagctccagttggaatctgtttcatgaagtattcagacattctaagagaaGATGCAACTCCATGTgttctttgaggacaacaacctcctcatcactacaacatttatcagactgtatatatatatataatcacaccctccagtgtcacccagatgaggataaGGTTCActttagagtctggttcctctcaaggtttcttcctcttccatctaatggagtttttcctcaccacagtcacctcagacttgctcattggggataaatacaaacacatttaaatataagtctaatattcattttcctataatattaatctttatagaatattaaactctttatactatatttattatgttctgtaaagctgctatcATCACCacctctacacaacacacacaccttagtgATGGCAGCAGAATGGGCCTGGTACTCAGTCCAGTCCTTCTGCAGAAGTAAAGGGTACTTGATGGCCCTAATGGTGCCACTGGAGGTCCCGGTGAAGAGAGCGTGACCTGAGTGAGTCATGACGATGGCTGTGTAGATCACATCATCTGAGGCGACTTCTCTCAGGACCTTAAcgcaaaaaaaatcaaacacaagCAGCATTTATTCACATTCAGACAACAAAAAATATGGAGAGGTTGGTGTCAgggtgcaggggcagctataatacagcagtgcccagcagtggcagcttggctgtgtggggccttgaaccccaatcctccgatcaacaacccagagccttaactacttgagccaccactgccccaattACTGAACCAATCAGACAGCTCCAGTGTAAATGGGGGATGACTGAAGTAAAGCCCTTTTTTCACTCGTCTGTTTTGTGGACTCACCTGGTAGTCCTGGATCTCCTTCAGTGTGTGGTCGTTTCCCACAGCGAGTGTGCTCCTGGTGTTGTGCGAAAACGCTACGCTGGTGTAGCTACACGACTTCAACACGCTCTCGGACTCGCGCTGGCCGCTCAGAACGTTCCACTCGTACACGGCTCCGTCCATCCCACACGACACCACGCGACTGTCATCAGAGCTCCACACCACGGACCGGACCTGAGCGGACGCAGATGGGGATTTTACATAATATTCGCACTCCTCGGTTTGTTACTTAACACCATGACATCACGTAGTCGTGGTAATATTTTACAGAAGAATGTTTTTACTGACACGGTTTTGCTGCACTCACCTTGCCGCTGTGACCTTTCAGATTCAGGATGTTGTCGAAGGTGGTGGTGGAGTAGAGATGAATCACGTTACCGTTGACCGCGGCGAACATGTGACCCCcgtgactgaacacacactgaggacgcacacacacattgcaacATGTTTTCACATTCAATATGTTAACAAAGAGAACAGGCAgtggagaaagtgtgtgtttatcgaGGCGGGTCAGTTAGGACGTACCTCTCGACAGCAGCGCACAGTGAACTCCTTGAAGGTGCGGATGTCATCGATGAGCAGGTTCATGAGCCGGAGTTTGTCGGAGAATCCGGCCAGGACGAAGAGGCCCGACGGGTGCAGGGCCACGCTGTACGACTCCTCCTGGAACTCCTTATACAGCTCCAAAacactgaggtaaaaaaaatacacctttATTTAGTGCCAAAACATTCACGGTGCTGTaaaagtgatgatgatgatgatgatgatgatgatgatgatgatgatggtagaAACTGCTGGTGTTTGTGATGGTATGgtgtatattataataatcCTGTAACAAGGTTTGTGTTCTGACCCGGTCTCGTAATTCCAGATGCGTATGGAGTGGTCCATGGAGCAGGTGGCCACGAGTGGCTTGCGGATGCAGGCAGACAGACCAGTGATGATC
Encoded proteins:
- the cfap57 gene encoding cilia- and flagella-associated protein 57 isoform X2, translated to MSEERIITGTEMGRLLVFESGDLRWDMSVANKKTEQEEKRPIADETPSAPALMPRVTVIKAYSKGFACSAGPGTVCLFEKTEEKNNYRQIREIRIPPDPCSNEPGQAEQQEITSMCISPTEETLAISTDRGQIYLIALASAEISKGMQAQFEFLSHSFHSGIITGLSACIRKPLVATCSMDHSIRIWNYETGVLELYKEFQEESYSVALHPSGLFVLAGFSDKLRLMNLLIDDIRTFKEFTVRCCRECVFSHGGHMFAAVNGNVIHLYSTTTFDNILNLKGHSGKVRSVVWSSDDSRVVSCGMDGAVYEWNVLSGQRESESVLKSCSYTSVAFSHNTRSTLAVGNDHTLKEIQDYQVLREVASDDVIYTAIVMTHSGHALFTGTSSGTIRAIKYPLLLQKDWTEYQAHSAAITKMVITFDDRFLLSASEDGCIFIFKITEQEVRGPKRDKVISYAEEILITRSDLEEKNQIMMELKTRVEELKMENEYQLRLKDMNYNEKVKELTEKFIQQIESLTNQNQVLESEKEKQEITHQVALKDITESHTKELQDLESTNNQKLMLEYEKQQELQLKLRRMQESYELKLQNLEDGQVRALEDMTQFYESKLQEKLLELDQCQDESQQQLREFEEIKTQIEEDGDLELHDIRVKYERKLWEEKETNLKLGGETRVMKKKFTSLQKEIDDRNLDIEKLKVEQQKLHGVIRALEKDILGLKREIQERDETIQDKENRIYDLKKKNEELEKFKFVLDYKVNELKKQIEPRENEVKEMKEQVHEMEAELDQFHKKSTELELTISQLKLKIKAMDKERQKEMQRVRDVEAILHRLKTDVHHCVGFIQEPKKLKESIREIYERYVHQSDVVEIVGVDADVQHEYSRQRDHMERNMDSLRKRLAKDIKVHEAKNIKLMKENVSLIKDVNNLRTELRLMRAQIHDYETQNGFNKHKSKSATYIKRESQTTPAAAAALGASRLNIEGEPEHIIQQQRLEIQRLRQEILGQGQGQGQDQSFVLPRLLSNIKLPALST
- the cfap57 gene encoding cilia- and flagella-associated protein 57 isoform X1, translated to MAEVELHPHHVFGLRAEVRNNLFFLDEQTVVFPSGNNCVCYNIHQRCYKFMAGTERSLGMQALAISPNWRYLAVSERGDRGTITIYDLQHEQNRRRKVLMGGDVSVQEFVYMAFSPDSKYLLGQGGGPEWPLIYWLWEKNKVMAMVKSTNVGPVHQISFNPQDSTQVCVSGNGVFKLFRYVDGALKQTNSAKLETQNILSHAWMSEERIITGTEMGRLLVFESGDLRWDMSVANKKTEQEEKRPIADETPSAPALMPRVTVIKAYSKGFACSAGPGTVCLFEKTEEKNNYRQIREIRIPPDPCSNEPGQAEQQEITSMCISPTEETLAISTDRGQIYLIALASAEISKGMQAQFEFLSHSFHSGIITGLSACIRKPLVATCSMDHSIRIWNYETGVLELYKEFQEESYSVALHPSGLFVLAGFSDKLRLMNLLIDDIRTFKEFTVRCCRECVFSHGGHMFAAVNGNVIHLYSTTTFDNILNLKGHSGKVRSVVWSSDDSRVVSCGMDGAVYEWNVLSGQRESESVLKSCSYTSVAFSHNTRSTLAVGNDHTLKEIQDYQVLREVASDDVIYTAIVMTHSGHALFTGTSSGTIRAIKYPLLLQKDWTEYQAHSAAITKMVITFDDRFLLSASEDGCIFIFKITEQEVRGPKRDKVISYAEEILITRSDLEEKNQIMMELKTRVEELKMENEYQLRLKDMNYNEKVKELTEKFIQQIESLTNQNQVLESEKEKQEITHQVALKDITESHTKELQDLESTNNQKLMLEYEKQQELQLKLRRMQESYELKLQNLEDGQVRALEDMTQFYESKLQEKLLELDQCQDESQQQLREFEEIKTQIEEDGDLELHDIRVKYERKLWEEKETNLKLGGETRVMKKKFTSLQKEIDDRNLDIEKLKVEQQKLHGVIRALEKDILGLKREIQERDETIQDKENRIYDLKKKNEELEKFKFVLDYKVNELKKQIEPRENEVKEMKEQVHEMEAELDQFHKKSTELELTISQLKLKIKAMDKERQKEMQRVRDVEAILHRLKTDVHHCVGFIQEPKKLKESIREIYERYVHQSDVVEIVGVDADVQHEYSRQRDHMERNMDSLRKRLAKDIKVHEAKNIKLMKENVSLIKDVNNLRTELRLMRAQIHDYETQNGFNKHKSKSATYIKRESQTTPAAAAALGASRLNIEGEPEHIIQQQRLEIQRLRQEILGQGQGQGQDQSFVLPRLLSNIKLPALST